A genomic window from Candidatus Fusobacterium pullicola includes:
- a CDS encoding MoxR family ATPase, which produces MENLKEKIEIERGNIFRLEREIQKKIIGQDDMIRKILIGILTGNHILLEGLPGLAKSLTVNTLAQTLGLKFSRIQFTPDLLPSDIIGTEIYNEKTGEFYTKKGPIFANIILADEINRAPAKVQSALLEAMQEKQITIANETFKLDKPFIVLATQNPIEQDGTYPLPEAQQDRFLMKVKIEYPTKEEEKNILKLLTSAQDFDSIEIEEILNKDKIEELKKLIKEIYLDEKLMDYILDIIFKTRENNEYISCGASPRASIALVVSAKANAFLEGRDFVIPQDIKKVIFDVLRHRIILTYEAEAEGKNVEDIITNIMESVELP; this is translated from the coding sequence ATGGAAAACTTAAAAGAAAAAATTGAGATTGAAAGAGGAAATATCTTTAGATTAGAAAGAGAGATTCAGAAAAAAATTATAGGACAAGATGATATGATAAGAAAAATTTTAATAGGTATATTAACTGGTAATCATATCTTACTTGAAGGTTTACCTGGGCTTGCAAAATCTTTAACTGTAAATACTTTAGCACAAACTCTTGGATTAAAATTTTCAAGAATACAATTTACTCCAGATTTACTTCCTAGTGATATCATTGGAACTGAGATATATAATGAAAAAACCGGTGAATTCTATACTAAAAAAGGTCCAATATTTGCCAATATTATCTTAGCAGATGAGATTAATAGAGCTCCTGCTAAAGTTCAATCAGCTCTTTTAGAAGCTATGCAAGAAAAACAGATTACCATTGCTAATGAAACTTTTAAACTAGATAAGCCTTTTATTGTTCTAGCTACTCAAAACCCTATAGAACAAGATGGTACTTATCCACTTCCAGAAGCACAACAGGATAGATTTCTTATGAAAGTAAAGATAGAATATCCAACTAAAGAGGAAGAGAAAAATATTCTAAAACTATTAACATCAGCACAAGATTTTGATTCAATTGAGATAGAGGAAATCTTAAATAAAGATAAGATAGAAGAGTTGAAAAAACTTATTAAAGAGATATATTTAGATGAAAAACTTATGGATTATATCTTAGATATTATATTTAAAACAAGAGAGAATAACGAGTACATCAGTTGTGGAGCTTCTCCAAGAGCCTCTATAGCCCTTGTTGTTTCAGCAAAAGCTAATGCTTTTTTAGAAGGTAGAGATTTTGTCATACCTCAAGATATCAAAAAGGTTATATTCGATGTTTTACGTCATAGAATTATTTTAACTTATGAAGCTGAAGCAGAAGGAAAAAATGTTGAAGATATAATTACTAACATAATGGAGAGTGTAGAACTTCCATAG
- a CDS encoding DUF58 domain-containing protein, whose translation MNKEEILKKIKKIEIASSLLANEIFSGNYRSYFKGNGMEFSDIRRYAPGDDVKKIDWKVTARQRKTYIKEFTEEREMSIYLLVDISSSNNFPAKQDLISQLVGSLAFSAIKNSDKVGAIFFSEDIEKIIPLKKGKKQGLVILDNFLSLTPKGKGTNISKVLSSFNKIVKQRSIVFLISDFIDEDYEKTMRLVSQKHDLIPLRIADRKFESLPKGAIFTMSDSETGEEIVIENFDNEYQLEDNFPKNILTLYTDENYVIKLANYFKGRRRA comes from the coding sequence ATGAATAAAGAAGAGATACTAAAAAAAATAAAAAAAATTGAAATAGCCTCTTCTCTCCTTGCTAATGAAATTTTCTCTGGAAACTATCGTTCATATTTTAAAGGAAATGGTATGGAGTTTTCCGATATAAGAAGGTATGCTCCTGGTGACGATGTAAAAAAAATTGATTGGAAAGTCACAGCTAGACAAAGAAAAACATATATTAAGGAGTTTACAGAGGAAAGAGAGATGAGTATATATCTTTTGGTTGATATTTCTTCCTCTAATAACTTTCCTGCTAAACAGGATTTAATCTCTCAATTAGTGGGAAGTTTAGCCTTTAGTGCTATAAAAAACAGTGATAAGGTAGGAGCTATTTTTTTTAGTGAAGATATTGAGAAAATTATCCCTTTAAAGAAGGGAAAAAAACAAGGATTGGTTATACTGGATAATTTTTTATCACTAACTCCTAAAGGAAAGGGAACTAACATTTCTAAAGTTCTTTCCTCATTTAATAAAATTGTAAAACAGAGATCAATAGTTTTTTTAATAAGTGACTTCATAGATGAGGATTATGAAAAAACTATGAGATTAGTTAGTCAAAAACATGATTTAATCCCTTTAAGAATAGCTGACAGAAAATTTGAATCGTTACCTAAAGGAGCTATATTTACAATGAGTGATTCTGAAACAGGAGAGGAGATTGTTATTGAAAACTTTGATAACGAGTATCAACTTGAAGATAATTTTCCTAAAAATATTCTCACTCTTTACACCGATGAAAACTATGTTATTAAATTAGCAAACTACTTTAAAGGAAGGAGAAGAGCATGA
- a CDS encoding VWA domain-containing protein: protein MFKFASPYFLILIPIIIYLFFRKQKVIGIKVPGVKPFKKYKLKSKKYLIGKLSILLSLILMCIALARPQIISENKIVKKDGIDIVIALDLSRSMLQNDFKSNRLETAKKLLESFIDKRINDRVSLVVFGGDAYTKVPLTFDHNVVKDITSKLTTDDITSNNRTAIGMGLGVSLNRLKDSEAKSKVIILMTDGENNSGEMSPMGASEIAKELGIKIYTIGIGAKEIQVPVPFGHTTIKNNELDENLLKNIASMTGGEYFRASNEKEFQEIFNKIDHLEKTKLDGRNYYEKEELYENLLKIALLLLVIGAFFEYKKYIKIP from the coding sequence ATGTTTAAATTTGCCTCTCCGTACTTTTTAATTCTTATTCCCATTATTATCTATCTATTTTTTAGAAAACAAAAAGTAATTGGTATAAAAGTTCCTGGAGTAAAGCCGTTTAAAAAATATAAATTAAAAAGTAAAAAATATCTAATTGGTAAACTATCTATTTTACTCTCATTGATTCTTATGTGCATAGCTTTAGCTCGTCCACAAATTATCTCTGAAAATAAAATAGTAAAAAAAGATGGGATAGATATAGTTATAGCTCTAGACTTATCTAGATCTATGCTACAAAATGACTTTAAATCAAATAGACTAGAAACTGCTAAAAAGCTTTTAGAAAGCTTCATAGATAAAAGAATAAACGATAGAGTATCATTGGTGGTTTTTGGTGGAGATGCCTATACAAAAGTTCCACTTACTTTTGACCATAATGTTGTAAAAGATATTACTTCTAAACTTACAACTGACGATATTACTAGTAACAATAGAACAGCTATAGGAATGGGATTAGGAGTTTCCTTAAACAGACTTAAAGACTCTGAAGCTAAATCTAAAGTTATTATTCTTATGACTGATGGTGAAAACAACTCTGGTGAGATGAGCCCTATGGGAGCTAGTGAAATTGCCAAAGAGTTAGGTATAAAGATTTATACTATAGGTATCGGAGCTAAAGAGATTCAAGTTCCAGTTCCTTTTGGACATACAACTATCAAAAATAATGAGTTAGATGAAAATTTATTAAAAAATATTGCATCTATGACAGGTGGAGAGTATTTTAGAGCTAGTAATGAGAAAGAGTTTCAAGAGATTTTTAATAAAATAGACCATTTAGAAAAAACCAAATTAGATGGAAGAAATTACTACGAAAAAGAGGAGCTCTATGAAAATCTATTAAAAATAGCTTTATTACTCCTTGTAATTGGTGCCTTCTTTGAATATAAAAAATATATAAAAATACCATAA
- a CDS encoding VWA domain-containing protein, translated as MKFGNLQNIIYLIFPIILLLTMILGMKKRKDILKALKLKNKKYISLLKVLFLTLGALLVVLALLSPQKEIEDEQVEVKGMNIYVLIDTSRSMLTEDVYPNRLEAGKRVLANLVQLLKGDRVGFIPFSDSAYIQMPLTDDYTITQNYINALDTTLISGGGTELYQALELAEKSFEEIGSENKTVIVLSDGGDFDKKSLDFVKKNNIDVYSIGIGTSEGNVIPEYINGVKRGFIKDENGAAVISKLNSDFLQKIASENNGKYYEVNNLIDTSKNFINDTANLERKNQRNEKTKNYEKYYQYPLALGMIFILLGYLLKEVIKDEE; from the coding sequence ATGAAATTTGGAAATTTACAAAATATAATATATCTTATCTTTCCTATTATTCTCCTCTTAACTATGATTTTAGGTATGAAAAAAAGAAAAGATATATTAAAAGCTTTAAAATTAAAAAATAAAAAATATATAAGCCTACTAAAAGTTTTATTTTTAACGCTAGGAGCCTTATTAGTTGTTTTAGCTCTTCTTTCTCCTCAAAAAGAGATAGAAGATGAACAAGTAGAAGTTAAAGGAATGAATATCTACGTTCTTATAGATACCTCTCGTTCTATGTTAACAGAAGATGTCTATCCTAATAGACTTGAGGCTGGAAAAAGAGTTTTAGCAAATTTAGTTCAATTATTGAAAGGAGATAGAGTTGGTTTTATCCCTTTCTCCGATAGTGCTTATATCCAAATGCCACTCACAGATGATTACACTATTACACAAAATTATATCAATGCCTTAGATACTACTCTTATCTCTGGTGGGGGGACAGAACTATATCAAGCTTTAGAATTAGCTGAAAAATCCTTTGAAGAGATAGGAAGTGAAAATAAAACAGTTATAGTTTTATCTGATGGTGGAGATTTTGATAAAAAGTCTTTAGATTTTGTTAAAAAGAATAATATAGATGTATACTCTATTGGAATTGGAACTTCTGAAGGAAATGTGATTCCAGAATATATTAATGGGGTTAAAAGAGGTTTTATTAAAGATGAAAATGGAGCTGCTGTGATAAGTAAACTTAACTCTGATTTTCTACAAAAAATAGCGAGTGAAAATAATGGAAAGTACTATGAAGTTAATAATCTAATAGATACTTCTAAAAATTTTATTAATGATACAGCTAATTTAGAAAGAAAAAATCAAAGGAATGAAAAAACTAAAAATTATGAGAAATACTATCAATATCCTCTTGCTTTAGGTATGATATTTATATTACTTGGATATTTACTAAAAGAGGTGATAAAAGATGAGGAATAA
- a CDS encoding BatD family protein, producing the protein MKKIVATLFLMTSFLSLADVILDSSNTKPAINEPFNIQVKFINEDKKDYKIEGIENLEILSKGTQSKYSYINGNKTSEKIDTYTVLAKDIINFPLTVNLIGKNEKSNTLNISVQKESIQSISDDMSIETSINNGDTFYFGEKIIYEENFLTTVNINSIGYTKPPQFNDFSEKDISPANLKGAYEQSYFRSNSGKQGIKLNIYRGILQPNSSGEKTIKSGQMAVTQANGRRDFFFQQSTPPKYFGGNNIKINILPLPTDRPVGFQNIVGTPKLEYSWNSDKVNLGQSLVLNIKISGDANLDALEKIVTSQFNDFNIFESFKGEDERVENEKYYAEKSFELALIPKKSGEIDTPEIKIPYFNTQDKKYEFLIIPSKKIDVIGSSSSPQTTIPIENTTHVTKNTPPVSTTLIPEEIRIDTVTEKDNSNNIFDNNLIIGLIILAIIEGGIIIYLLTKKDKKIESKDFSELKSAKNDKEFYEAYCNFMKKNYNFSPKVHLEDRLVKLGLSKDFVEINRELETSYYNNSPINRKEIINRIKKELKNEK; encoded by the coding sequence ATGAAAAAAATAGTTGCTACACTTTTTCTTATGACATCTTTTCTATCTTTAGCTGATGTCATATTAGATAGTTCTAATACTAAACCAGCTATTAATGAGCCATTTAATATACAGGTAAAATTTATAAATGAAGATAAAAAAGATTATAAAATAGAGGGTATTGAAAATCTAGAAATACTTTCTAAGGGAACTCAGAGTAAATACTCCTATATCAACGGAAATAAAACAAGTGAAAAAATTGATACCTATACTGTACTTGCTAAGGATATCATAAATTTTCCATTAACTGTAAATCTTATTGGAAAAAATGAAAAATCTAACACTTTAAATATATCAGTTCAAAAAGAAAGTATTCAATCTATATCTGATGATATGTCTATTGAAACCTCTATAAATAATGGTGATACTTTTTACTTTGGAGAAAAAATTATCTATGAGGAAAATTTCTTAACAACAGTTAATATAAATTCTATAGGTTATACTAAACCACCTCAATTCAATGATTTTTCTGAAAAAGATATCAGTCCTGCTAATCTAAAAGGAGCATATGAACAATCTTATTTTAGAAGTAATTCTGGAAAACAAGGGATAAAGTTAAATATTTATAGAGGTATTCTTCAACCAAACTCTTCTGGAGAGAAGACAATTAAAAGTGGGCAAATGGCTGTCACTCAAGCAAATGGAAGAAGAGACTTCTTTTTTCAACAAAGTACTCCTCCTAAGTATTTTGGTGGAAATAATATAAAAATAAATATTTTACCACTACCTACTGATAGACCTGTAGGATTTCAAAATATAGTGGGAACACCAAAATTAGAATATTCTTGGAATAGTGATAAAGTTAATCTAGGACAATCATTAGTTCTTAATATTAAAATAAGTGGAGATGCCAATTTAGATGCCTTAGAAAAAATTGTCACTTCTCAATTCAATGATTTTAATATATTTGAAAGTTTTAAGGGAGAAGATGAAAGAGTTGAAAATGAAAAATACTACGCTGAAAAAAGTTTTGAATTAGCACTTATCCCTAAAAAATCTGGTGAAATAGATACGCCTGAGATAAAAATTCCATATTTTAATACTCAAGATAAAAAATATGAATTTTTAATCATTCCATCTAAAAAAATAGATGTTATTGGAAGTAGTTCTTCACCTCAAACAACTATTCCTATAGAAAATACTACGCATGTTACTAAGAATACCCCCCCTGTATCTACTACTCTTATTCCAGAGGAAATAAGAATAGATACAGTTACTGAGAAAGATAATTCAAACAATATATTTGATAACAATTTGATTATAGGACTTATTATTTTAGCTATTATTGAAGGAGGTATTATTATATATCTTCTTACCAAAAAAGATAAAAAAATAGAATCTAAAGATTTTTCAGAGTTAAAGTCAGCTAAAAATGATAAAGAGTTTTATGAAGCTTACTGTAACTTTATGAAGAAAAATTATAATTTTAGTCCTAAAGTTCATCTTGAAGACAGACTTGTAAAACTTGGACTATCTAAAGATTTTGTTGAAATCAACAGAGAGCTAGAAACTTCTTATTATAATAATAGTCCTATTAATAGAAAAGAAATAATAAACAGAATAAAAAAGGAGTTAAAAAATGAAAAGTAA
- a CDS encoding DUF4250 domain-containing protein — protein MKSKYLMMDVNIAYSMLNMRLRDKYSSLADLCEDEDIDIEELLKGMEKKGYVYNQETNQFLEK, from the coding sequence ATGAAAAGTAAATATTTAATGATGGATGTAAATATAGCTTATAGTATGTTAAATATGAGATTGAGAGATAAATACTCATCTCTTGCAGATCTATGTGAAGATGAAGATATAGATATAGAGGAGCTATTGAAAGGAATGGAGAAAAAAGGATATGTCTACAATCAAGAAACCAATCAATTTTTAGAAAAATAA
- a CDS encoding nitrite/sulfite reductase has product MQNQYEFLKNEIKVFREEGHKFYNKELSVGDFKKISGGMGVYAQRGGESFMIRLRTNSGLLPLNQLKLIDSFLTDFNIEKLHMTTRQAIQLHDLSIDAVCDIMEKALDNGLYTRGGGGNFPRNVSLSPMSGVEKNEAFDVTDFANEISKYLMERITTYHLPRKLKISMSSSEQDGGNSTINDLGFIAKVENGEAYFDMYLAGGLGNNPEISIPYGKRVKPEEILYYVEAMVNLFMAEGDYNNKAKARTRYIPKRMGKDEFLQAFDKHLDDVKATKKLDINVKIVISETKNEYTHTLPESASLLHQRQDGLYTLIVHPVNGQLYHKDFKNLVEFLERNSNAEARLSMDEDIYVRNLNEHQVKELQEIVKSYNGLTKVRQSVSCIGVPTCQLGIEQSQTLLKNILNYLSENNIKEDRLPSINISGCQNSCGRHQASDLGFVGGKRKVGDNLEDVFDLYVGGIVKEGSTALGEKVGTIIMRDIPAFIGELAKELEKENKNYRDFIVNREQFLEVARKFFI; this is encoded by the coding sequence CAAAATCAATACGAATTTTTAAAAAATGAGATAAAAGTATTTCGTGAAGAAGGACACAAATTTTATAACAAAGAATTATCAGTAGGGGATTTTAAGAAAATTTCTGGTGGAATGGGTGTATATGCTCAAAGAGGTGGGGAGAGTTTTATGATTAGACTTCGTACAAACTCTGGATTATTACCTCTAAACCAATTAAAATTAATAGATTCATTTTTGACAGATTTTAATATAGAAAAACTACATATGACAACAAGACAAGCTATTCAATTACATGACTTATCTATAGATGCAGTTTGTGACATTATGGAAAAAGCTTTAGACAATGGATTATATACTCGTGGTGGTGGTGGTAACTTTCCAAGAAATGTAAGTCTTTCGCCAATGTCTGGAGTAGAGAAAAATGAGGCTTTTGATGTGACAGATTTTGCTAATGAAATAAGTAAATATTTAATGGAAAGAATTACTACATACCATCTACCTAGAAAGTTAAAAATTTCAATGTCATCTAGTGAGCAAGATGGTGGAAATTCAACAATAAATGATTTAGGATTTATAGCTAAAGTTGAAAATGGAGAAGCGTATTTTGACATGTATTTAGCTGGAGGATTAGGAAATAATCCGGAAATTTCTATTCCATATGGAAAAAGAGTTAAGCCAGAAGAAATTCTTTATTATGTAGAAGCTATGGTAAATTTATTTATGGCAGAGGGAGACTACAATAATAAGGCTAAGGCAAGAACTAGATATATTCCAAAAAGAATGGGAAAAGATGAATTTTTACAAGCTTTTGATAAACATTTAGATGATGTAAAAGCTACAAAAAAATTAGATATAAATGTAAAGATTGTTATCTCAGAAACTAAGAATGAATATACACATACTTTACCAGAATCAGCTTCACTTTTACATCAAAGACAAGATGGATTATATACATTAATAGTTCATCCTGTAAATGGACAATTATATCATAAAGATTTTAAAAATTTAGTAGAGTTTTTAGAGAGAAATAGTAATGCAGAAGCTAGATTAAGTATGGATGAAGATATATATGTGAGAAACTTAAATGAACATCAAGTAAAAGAGTTACAAGAGATAGTAAAATCTTATAATGGATTAACAAAAGTAAGACAAAGTGTAAGCTGTATAGGGGTTCCTACATGTCAACTTGGAATAGAGCAAAGCCAAACTTTATTAAAAAATATTTTAAACTACTTATCAGAAAATAATATAAAAGAAGACAGATTACCAAGTATAAATATCTCTGGATGTCAAAACTCTTGTGGAAGACATCAAGCTTCAGATTTAGGATTTGTAGGTGGTAAAAGAAAAGTTGGAGATAATTTAGAAGATGTATTTGATCTTTATGTAGGTGGAATTGTAAAAGAGGGAAGTACAGCTCTTGGAGAGAAAGTTGGAACTATTATTATGAGAGATATTCCAGCCTTTATAGGTGAGCTAGCTAAAGAATTAGAGAAAGAAAATAAAAATTATAGAGATTTTATAGTAAATAGAGAACAATTTTTAGAAGTAGCAAGAAAATTCTTTATTTAA